In the genome of Polynucleobacter sp. TSB-Sco08W16, the window TCCTCATCTTGATGCAGTTAAGCAGCATGCTGCCAAAGAGAATGCGCCTGTAGTTGCAGTATGTGCCGCCATTGAAGCGGAAATTGCAGATTTAGATGATGCTGATAAAACAGAATTCTTGGCCGATCTAGGGATGGCTGAACCAGGATTAGATCGCGTGATTAGGGCAGGTTATGCCTTATTAGGTTTGCATACTTATTTCACTGCAGGTGTAAAAGAGGTTCGTGCTTGGACTATCCACCAAGGTGATACAGCTCCACAGGCAGCCGGTGTAATTCATACAGACTTTGAGCGCGGCTTTATTCGTGCGCAAACCATTTCTTATGATGACTTCATTCAATTTAAGGGTGAGTCAGGCGCTAAAGAAGCTGGCAAGATGCGCGCCGAAGGCAAAGAGTATGTAGTGAAGGATGGGGATGTGTTGAATTTCTTATTCAACGTTTAACAAAGCAAACATTCGCTAGCAACTCAATAAAAAAGCTCTTTTTCAAGAGCTTTTTTATTGGTAAATTTCAAATTACTTTAGAAAAACAGCTGACCAAGAGCGGCACCAGGGTCAGCAGAGCGCATGAACGCCTCACCAACTAGGAACGCATTGATCTGATTGTCTCGCATGAGTTGAACATCGGCACGATTCAATATTCCAGATTCGGTAACCAAAGTTTTATTGTTTGGCACCGCAGATAGAAGTGAAAGAGTTGTTTGCAATGTCACCTCAAACGTCTTGAGATTACGATTATTAATGCCTAGTAATGATGTTTTGAGTTCGAGTGCTTGCTCTAACTCAGCACCATCATGTACTTCTACCAATACATCTAGGCCCAGTTCGTCAGCACAAGCCTCAAGCTCTTTCATTTGATTGAGCTCTAGGCAGGCTACGATTAATAAAATTGCATCCGCACCAATGGCGCGCGCTTCATAGATTTGATAAGGGTCTATGGTGAAGTCTTTACGTAAAACAGGAATGCTGCAAGCAGCGCGTGCTTGTTGCAGATAGGCATTGCTACCTTGAAAGTAATCGACGTCAGTTAGAACCGATAAGCAAGCAGCGCCATGTTTTTCATAGGACCGTGCAATTTCTGCGGGAATGAAATTCTCGCGAAGAATGCCCTTACTTGGACTAGCTTTTTTGATTTCGGTAATAACCCCCGGTTTACCTTCCGCAATTTTTTGCTCAATCGAGCGAATGAAGCCTCTCGGCTTTAGAGCGGGATCTTGATTATTTACTTGTGCGTTCTCACGTTGATTTGCAAGAGAAAGTTGTTTCAGGTTATGCGCAATTTCAATCTTTTTGGTTGCAACAATTTTTTCGAGAATATCGCTCATGAATGGTAATTTATTTAGATTGTGTTGCGGTAACGAAAGCGTTTAATTTTTGACGGGCAGCCCCAGATGCAATAGCTGCTTTAGCCTTAGCAATACCGCTGGCAATATCAGGGGTTACGCCTGCTACGTATAGGGTAGCGCCTGCATTTAAACAGACAATGTCACTTGCAGCGCTGGGCTTGTTATCAATCACATCTAAAACAATCTGCTTGGATTCTTCTGCATTAGCAACCTTGAAGCTGATGGTCGGGGCAGTATTTAAACCAAAGTCTTTCGGATGAATTTCATACTCATGAACAGCGCCGTCCTTGAGTTCCCCAACAAGCGTGGAGCCTTCG includes:
- the trpC gene encoding indole-3-glycerol phosphate synthase TrpC — encoded protein: MSDILEKIVATKKIEIAHNLKQLSLANQRENAQVNNQDPALKPRGFIRSIEQKIAEGKPGVITEIKKASPSKGILRENFIPAEIARSYEKHGAACLSVLTDVDYFQGSNAYLQQARAACSIPVLRKDFTIDPYQIYEARAIGADAILLIVACLELNQMKELEACADELGLDVLVEVHDGAELEQALELKTSLLGINNRNLKTFEVTLQTTLSLLSAVPNNKTLVTESGILNRADVQLMRDNQINAFLVGEAFMRSADPGAALGQLFF